One window of the Synechococcus sp. CC9311 genome contains the following:
- the urtA gene encoding urea ABC transporter substrate-binding protein — MSSSLSKRLFAGMAAASLGLAVTACGGGDEKASSVEYDDSVTVGILHSLTGTMAISESTLVDTEKMAIDEINAAGGVEVDGKKYKIEYIVEDGASDWPTFAEKSKKLIDQDKVPVVFGGWTSASRKAMLPVYESKEAFLYYPIQYEGQECSKNIFYTGATPNQQSEPATSYMFEKSPAAGKPFYLVGSDYVFPRTSNTITKEQVKSLGGEVVGEDYLPLGNTEVAPIIAKIKAALPDGGVIINTLNGDQNVAFFKQIQDAGITPENGYYVMSYSIAEEEISTIGPEFLEGHYGAWNYMMSIDTPASKKFAADFKAKYGDDRVVADPQESAYNMVYLWKKAVEKAGTFDDDKVREALIGIKFDAPQGPIEVRPNHHISQIVRIGEITSDGQFKIVEESDYPIDPQTWNQFEPTSKGFACDWSDPSKGEKYKL, encoded by the coding sequence ATGAGCTCATCATTGTCCAAGCGTCTATTTGCCGGCATGGCCGCAGCGTCGCTGGGTCTGGCCGTCACTGCTTGCGGCGGTGGCGATGAGAAGGCCTCCAGCGTTGAGTATGACGACAGCGTCACTGTTGGCATCCTGCATTCCCTAACGGGAACGATGGCGATCTCCGAGTCCACTTTGGTGGATACGGAAAAGATGGCCATTGATGAAATCAATGCAGCTGGCGGTGTTGAGGTAGATGGCAAGAAGTACAAAATCGAATATATCGTTGAAGATGGCGCCTCTGATTGGCCAACTTTCGCGGAGAAGTCCAAAAAACTCATCGACCAGGACAAAGTTCCTGTAGTTTTTGGCGGCTGGACTTCTGCCAGTCGTAAGGCCATGCTTCCGGTTTACGAGTCTAAGGAAGCTTTCCTCTACTACCCGATTCAGTACGAAGGCCAGGAGTGCTCGAAAAATATTTTTTACACCGGCGCGACTCCTAATCAGCAGTCTGAGCCGGCGACCAGCTACATGTTCGAGAAGTCGCCTGCTGCCGGAAAGCCTTTCTATTTAGTGGGTTCCGACTACGTATTCCCTCGTACGTCCAACACCATCACCAAAGAGCAAGTGAAGTCTCTTGGTGGAGAAGTCGTTGGTGAAGACTACTTGCCTCTTGGTAACACCGAGGTCGCCCCGATCATTGCCAAGATCAAGGCTGCTCTTCCTGATGGTGGGGTCATTATCAACACCTTGAATGGCGACCAAAATGTTGCCTTCTTCAAGCAGATCCAGGATGCAGGGATTACCCCTGAGAATGGTTATTATGTTATGAGCTACTCAATTGCTGAGGAGGAAATCAGCACGATTGGGCCAGAGTTTCTTGAGGGTCACTATGGAGCCTGGAACTACATGATGTCCATTGATACACCGGCCTCTAAGAAGTTTGCTGCTGACTTTAAGGCCAAGTATGGAGATGACCGAGTAGTTGCTGACCCTCAAGAGTCTGCTTACAACATGGTTTATCTCTGGAAAAAGGCAGTTGAGAAAGCAGGTACTTTCGATGATGACAAAGTACGTGAGGCTCTGATTGGCATCAAATTCGATGCTCCTCAAGGCCCAATCGAGGTTCGTCCGAATCACCACATCTCTCAAATCGTTCGGATTGGTGAGATCACTTCAGACGGTCAATTTAAGATCGTAGAAGAGTCTGATTATCCAATTGATCCTCAGACATGGAACCAGTTTGAGCCCACGTCGAAGGGCTTTGCTTGCGATTGGTCTGACCCCAGCAAGGGAGAGAAGTACAAGCTCTGA
- a CDS encoding urease subunit gamma, which yields MHLSPQEKDKLLIVTAALLAERRLQRGLKLNHPEAVAWLSFLVLEGARDGKNVADLMQEGSTWLSRDQVMEGIPELVDEVQIEAVFPDGTKLVTLHDPIR from the coding sequence ATGCACCTCAGCCCCCAGGAAAAAGACAAGCTGCTGATCGTCACGGCTGCGCTCTTGGCAGAACGTCGACTCCAGCGCGGCCTCAAGCTCAACCACCCTGAAGCTGTGGCATGGCTCAGTTTCTTGGTTCTAGAGGGAGCACGCGATGGGAAGAATGTGGCCGACCTTATGCAGGAAGGCAGCACATGGTTAAGCCGCGACCAGGTGATGGAGGGCATTCCAGAGTTGGTCGATGAAGTCCAAATCGAGGCTGTATTTCCCGATGGGACCAAGCTCGTGACCCTGCATGACCCCATTCGCTAA
- the urtD gene encoding urea ABC transporter ATP-binding protein UrtD: MSRVVSGSSPLLELTDITVSFDGFLALRDLNLSLRPGELRAVIGPNGAGKTTFLDVITGKVAPSSGGVLFKGLSLVGIPEHRIARLGIGRKFQSPRVFEDLTVQDNLALAVSRSKQPWSLLFGRIRAEQRDQIHHLMNIVNLQSRADWRAGSLSHGQKQWLEIAMLVGQDPDLLLVDEPVAGLTDEETDLTADLLKSLAGDHTVLVIEHDMEFIRRLDSPVTVLHQGHVLCEGSMDQVQQDPRVIEVYLGTMEDDAL; this comes from the coding sequence ATGAGCAGAGTCGTTTCTGGATCCAGCCCACTGCTGGAGCTCACTGACATCACGGTTAGTTTCGATGGTTTTCTTGCCCTTCGTGACCTTAATCTCAGCTTGCGACCTGGAGAACTGCGGGCGGTGATCGGTCCCAATGGTGCTGGGAAGACCACGTTTCTAGATGTCATCACTGGAAAGGTTGCGCCTAGCTCAGGAGGCGTGCTCTTCAAAGGTCTCTCTCTGGTTGGAATCCCAGAGCACCGCATTGCTCGACTTGGAATCGGACGAAAATTCCAAAGCCCTCGCGTGTTTGAAGATTTGACTGTCCAGGACAACTTGGCATTGGCTGTTAGTCGGTCTAAACAGCCTTGGTCTTTGCTGTTTGGTCGCATTCGTGCTGAGCAGCGCGACCAAATTCATCATTTAATGAACATTGTTAATCTTCAGTCTCGTGCCGACTGGAGAGCAGGATCTCTGTCTCATGGACAGAAGCAGTGGTTGGAAATTGCGATGTTGGTTGGCCAGGATCCAGACCTCTTGCTGGTTGATGAACCGGTTGCTGGTCTGACGGATGAAGAAACTGATCTTACGGCTGACTTGCTGAAGTCTTTAGCTGGTGACCACACTGTCTTAGTGATTGAGCACGATATGGAATTCATTCGTCGTCTTGATAGCCCTGTGACGGTGTTGCATCAGGGCCATGTTCTTTGTGAGGGATCGATGGACCAAGTGCAACAAGATCCCCGCGTGATTGAAGTTTATTTGGGAACGATGGAGGACGACGCTCTATGA
- the urtC gene encoding urea ABC transporter permease subunit UrtC produces the protein MLRSFQQRPWLFVTVWVLIIAAIVAAPSVLPVFRLNLLGRFLSLAIVALGIDLIWGFTGLLSLGQGIFFALGGYAAAMYLQLRSSIDMPNSIPEFFSLYGVDRLPLFWEPFRSPLFTLVAIWLIPALLAGVLGNLVFRNRIKGVYFSILTQAALLVFFNFFNGQQKLINGTNGLKTDVTVLFGQLELGSPEMQRGFFWLTAVIVILVWIFLRWVVRGRFGNVLIAIRDDEPRLRFTGYNPTLFKTIVFAIAGGLAGIGGALYTVQSGIVSPQFMTVPFSIEMVIWVAVGGRGTLVGAILGSVSIMYAKSLVSEALPETWLFIQGGLFILVVTALPEGVIGWFRGAGPRNLMSRVGFSRPIGTYPQLEVDGNEEVQS, from the coding sequence ATGTTGCGTTCCTTTCAACAACGCCCCTGGCTCTTCGTGACAGTTTGGGTGTTGATCATTGCGGCAATCGTTGCTGCACCATCGGTTCTGCCTGTTTTTCGCTTGAACCTGCTGGGTCGCTTTTTATCGCTAGCGATTGTGGCGCTTGGGATTGATTTGATTTGGGGCTTTACCGGACTTCTTAGTCTTGGACAGGGAATTTTCTTTGCACTTGGAGGTTATGCCGCTGCGATGTATCTCCAACTTAGGAGTTCTATCGATATGCCCAACTCTATTCCGGAATTTTTCAGTCTTTATGGGGTTGATCGGTTGCCTTTGTTTTGGGAGCCCTTTCGATCGCCTTTGTTTACGCTCGTTGCAATTTGGCTGATCCCTGCATTGCTCGCAGGTGTGTTAGGGAACTTGGTATTTCGTAATCGGATTAAGGGGGTTTATTTTTCGATTCTGACCCAGGCTGCTCTGTTGGTCTTTTTCAATTTCTTCAATGGTCAGCAAAAATTAATCAATGGCACCAATGGTCTCAAAACCGATGTCACTGTGTTGTTTGGGCAGCTCGAATTGGGCTCGCCAGAGATGCAACGCGGTTTCTTTTGGTTGACTGCTGTAATTGTGATCTTGGTGTGGATATTTTTACGTTGGGTTGTTCGTGGTCGCTTTGGAAATGTTCTGATTGCAATCCGCGATGATGAACCAAGGCTCCGCTTTACGGGTTATAACCCAACGTTGTTTAAAACCATTGTGTTTGCAATCGCTGGGGGCTTAGCGGGTATTGGTGGTGCGCTCTACACAGTGCAATCCGGTATTGTTTCGCCACAGTTTATGACTGTACCGTTTTCGATTGAAATGGTGATTTGGGTTGCTGTTGGTGGTCGTGGAACATTAGTAGGAGCGATTCTTGGATCCGTTTCAATTATGTATGCCAAAAGTTTGGTGAGTGAGGCTTTGCCAGAAACCTGGCTTTTTATTCAAGGTGGTTTGTTCATCCTTGTGGTAACGGCATTGCCGGAAGGTGTGATTGGTTGGTTCCGTGGAGCAGGTCCAAGAAATTTGATGTCTCGTGTGGGCTTTTCTCGCCCCATCGGTACTTATCCACAACTTGAAGTTGATGGCAATGAGGAGGTGCAGTCATGA
- the ureG gene encoding urease accessory protein UreG, with protein sequence MSSKLRLGVAGPVGSGKTALVQALCRRLRDRLQLAVVTNDIYTQEDAQFLTRSGALEPERIRGVETGGCPHTAIREDCSINRAAVSELEHQFPGLDLVMVESGGDNLAASFSPELVDLCIYVIDVAAGDKIPRKGGPGITRSDLLVINKIDLASFVGADLGVMEQDTLRMRRNRPWCFTNLRTEEGLDRVEEFVLQQIPN encoded by the coding sequence ATGAGCAGCAAACTCAGGCTTGGTGTCGCCGGTCCGGTGGGCTCAGGCAAGACAGCGCTCGTGCAAGCGCTTTGCAGGAGATTGCGCGATCGCCTGCAATTAGCAGTTGTGACCAATGACATCTACACGCAAGAGGATGCTCAATTCCTCACGCGCTCAGGTGCATTGGAGCCTGAGCGTATCCGTGGGGTTGAAACCGGGGGGTGCCCCCATACGGCGATACGAGAAGACTGCTCCATCAATCGAGCTGCTGTGAGTGAACTGGAGCATCAATTCCCTGGACTTGATCTGGTGATGGTTGAAAGCGGTGGAGACAATCTTGCGGCCAGTTTTAGTCCTGAACTTGTCGATCTTTGTATCTACGTGATTGATGTAGCGGCTGGAGACAAGATTCCTCGTAAAGGTGGACCTGGAATTACACGGTCTGATTTATTAGTCATTAACAAGATCGATCTGGCCTCTTTCGTTGGTGCTGACCTCGGAGTCATGGAACAGGACACATTAAGGATGCGGAGGAATCGACCCTGGTGCTTTACCAATCTTCGTACTGAAGAAGGACTTGATCGGGTGGAAGAATTTGTGTTGCAACAGATACCAAATTGA
- the ureC gene encoding urease subunit alpha: protein MPYRISRQAYAETYGPTTGDRIRLADTELILEVEKDFTTYGDEVKFGGGKVIRDGMGQSQTSRAGGAVDTVITNALILDWWGIVKADIGLKDGRIVGIGKAGNPDIQEGVTIVIGPGTEAIAGEGHILTAGGIDTHIHFICPQQIETALASGVTTLMGGGTGPATGTNATTCTPGAFHIGRMLQAAEGLPVNLGFFGKGNASTPEALEEQVRAGACGLKLHEDWGTTPAAIDACLSVADQMDVQVCIHTDTLNEAGFVEDTIAAIKGRTIHTFHTEGAGGGHAPDIIKICGEANVLPSSTNPTRPYTRNTLEEHLDMLMVCHHLDPKIPEDVAFAESRIRRETIAAEDILHDLGAFSIIASDSQAMGRVGEVITRTFQTAHKMKVQRGALPEDSSRNDNHRLKRYIAKVTINPAIAHGISSQVGSVETGKLADLVLWKPGFFGIRPQLVVKGGSIVWAQMGDANASIPTPGPVHGRPMFAAFGKALAPSCLTFMSDAAMNDNIQSKLGLKRTCIAVENTREVGKSALKLNSALPNMSVDPQTYEVFADGELLTCEPAEVLPLAQRYLLL from the coding sequence ATGCCCTACCGCATTTCTCGCCAGGCCTACGCCGAAACCTATGGGCCTACCACTGGAGACCGCATTCGCCTAGCGGACACCGAACTCATCCTCGAAGTGGAAAAGGACTTCACCACCTACGGCGATGAGGTGAAATTCGGAGGCGGGAAGGTGATTCGCGATGGCATGGGCCAATCCCAAACCTCGCGGGCTGGGGGAGCCGTTGACACCGTGATTACCAATGCCCTGATTCTTGATTGGTGGGGCATCGTCAAGGCCGATATCGGCCTCAAGGATGGCCGCATTGTTGGGATCGGCAAAGCCGGCAACCCCGACATCCAGGAAGGCGTCACCATCGTGATCGGGCCGGGCACCGAAGCGATTGCTGGTGAAGGGCACATCCTTACCGCTGGGGGAATCGACACGCACATCCATTTCATCTGCCCCCAACAAATTGAAACGGCCCTCGCTAGCGGGGTGACCACACTCATGGGCGGTGGCACGGGACCCGCCACCGGAACTAATGCAACCACCTGCACCCCGGGTGCATTTCACATCGGCCGAATGCTGCAGGCAGCAGAAGGACTTCCCGTGAACCTGGGCTTTTTCGGCAAAGGAAACGCCAGCACTCCAGAAGCCTTGGAGGAACAAGTACGAGCGGGAGCCTGTGGCCTGAAGCTTCACGAGGATTGGGGCACCACACCTGCCGCGATCGATGCCTGTCTGTCCGTTGCTGACCAGATGGATGTGCAGGTTTGCATCCACACCGACACGCTCAATGAAGCCGGTTTCGTGGAAGACACCATCGCAGCCATCAAGGGACGCACGATTCATACCTTTCATACCGAAGGTGCCGGAGGCGGGCATGCGCCAGACATCATCAAAATCTGCGGAGAAGCGAACGTGCTGCCAAGCAGCACCAACCCAACAAGGCCCTACACCCGCAACACTCTCGAGGAACACCTCGACATGTTGATGGTGTGCCATCACCTTGATCCAAAAATCCCAGAGGACGTGGCCTTTGCAGAATCACGCATCCGCCGCGAAACCATTGCTGCTGAGGACATCCTTCACGACCTAGGCGCCTTCTCGATCATCGCTAGCGACTCCCAAGCAATGGGACGCGTGGGAGAGGTGATCACACGCACCTTCCAAACAGCCCACAAAATGAAGGTTCAACGCGGCGCCTTACCAGAAGACTCAAGCCGAAACGACAACCACCGCCTCAAGCGCTACATCGCCAAAGTGACGATCAACCCAGCAATCGCCCATGGCATCAGCAGTCAGGTGGGTTCCGTGGAAACAGGCAAACTCGCCGACCTCGTGCTTTGGAAACCAGGATTCTTTGGAATACGACCTCAACTTGTTGTCAAAGGCGGGTCAATCGTCTGGGCCCAAATGGGTGATGCCAATGCCTCAATCCCCACGCCTGGTCCAGTCCACGGCAGACCGATGTTTGCTGCCTTCGGAAAAGCGCTTGCACCCAGTTGCCTCACCTTCATGAGCGATGCGGCCATGAACGACAACATCCAAAGCAAACTTGGACTGAAGCGCACCTGTATTGCCGTAGAAAACACGCGTGAAGTTGGCAAAAGTGCTCTGAAGCTCAACTCTGCACTACCAAACATGAGCGTGGATCCACAGACCTATGAGGTGTTTGCCGATGGCGAGCTCCTAACCTGTGAACCAGCGGAGGTTTTGCCTCTCGCCCAACGCTATCTGCTGCTTTGA
- the ureE gene encoding urease accessory protein UreE, which yields MDVGLTVLDHRLLSEEPWPNGSLAVMELPLSADQRTVLRGRRRTACGRDVLLQLPRERALMPGDRLTDAHEQVHVLVTAALEELLRVEAATPLALLEAAYHLGNRHVALELHEDELLLLNDSVLETMLKGRGLKLTRCCRSFMPEGGAYIAHQHA from the coding sequence TTGGATGTTGGCTTGACCGTGTTGGACCATCGCCTCTTGTCTGAAGAGCCGTGGCCGAACGGCTCCCTCGCTGTGATGGAGTTGCCGTTGAGCGCGGATCAGCGCACTGTGCTGCGTGGACGTCGTCGAACTGCTTGTGGTCGAGACGTGTTGTTGCAGCTGCCGCGCGAGCGAGCCTTGATGCCTGGTGATCGCCTCACCGATGCGCATGAGCAGGTGCATGTTTTGGTAACCGCTGCTCTTGAGGAGTTGTTGCGGGTGGAAGCAGCAACGCCGCTGGCATTGCTGGAGGCTGCCTATCACCTAGGGAATCGCCATGTGGCACTTGAGTTGCATGAGGATGAGCTGTTGTTACTGAATGACTCCGTACTCGAAACCATGCTTAAGGGTCGTGGATTGAAGCTGACACGGTGTTGTCGTTCCTTCATGCCGGAAGGCGGTGCTTACATTGCCCATCAGCACGCATGA
- a CDS encoding urease subunit beta yields the protein MAPLIPGELLAEPGELELNANREVTTLTVANSGDRPVQVGSHFHFQEANAALIFDRDAARGQRLDIPAGTAIRFEPGDNRDVNLIPFSGARRVVGFNGNINGPLDA from the coding sequence ATGGCACCCCTGATCCCCGGTGAATTGTTAGCGGAACCCGGCGAACTTGAACTCAACGCCAACAGAGAGGTCACGACCCTCACCGTTGCCAACAGCGGAGACCGTCCCGTGCAGGTGGGATCCCACTTCCATTTCCAAGAAGCCAATGCTGCCTTGATCTTTGACCGTGACGCTGCACGCGGGCAAAGGCTTGACATCCCAGCCGGTACGGCCATTCGCTTCGAGCCAGGTGACAACCGCGACGTGAATTTGATCCCATTTTCTGGAGCACGCCGCGTGGTCGGCTTCAACGGAAACATCAACGGACCCCTCGACGCCTGA
- the urtE gene encoding urea ABC transporter ATP-binding subunit UrtE, whose amino-acid sequence MTMLEIRGLNTYYGESHILRDVDLRVRAGEMVCLIGRNGVGKTTLLKSLIGLLKPRSGEIVFEGHGMERQPPHRRARSGIGYVPQGREIIPQLTVEENLMLGMEALPGGLARNRHIDPFVYELFPILQEFLSRKGGDLSGGQQQQLAIARALLGQPKLLLLDEPTEGIQPNIVQDIEAAVQRIIAEKGIGVLLVEQHLHFVRQADRYYAMQRGGIVASGSTSELSQQVVDRFLSV is encoded by the coding sequence ATGACAATGCTTGAAATTCGAGGCCTTAATACTTATTACGGCGAGAGCCACATTCTTCGAGATGTGGACCTCAGAGTTCGTGCCGGGGAAATGGTCTGTCTGATTGGCCGGAATGGTGTGGGTAAGACCACCCTCCTGAAGTCTCTGATCGGTTTGCTTAAGCCACGGTCCGGTGAGATTGTCTTCGAAGGCCACGGAATGGAGCGTCAGCCTCCTCATCGGAGAGCAAGGTCAGGAATCGGTTATGTACCTCAGGGCAGAGAAATCATCCCTCAATTGACTGTCGAAGAGAATTTGATGTTGGGGATGGAGGCACTTCCGGGAGGTCTTGCTCGAAATCGTCACATCGATCCTTTTGTTTATGAGCTCTTCCCAATTCTCCAGGAGTTTCTTTCACGTAAAGGTGGTGATCTTTCTGGTGGTCAGCAGCAGCAGCTTGCCATCGCTCGTGCTCTTTTAGGTCAGCCTAAATTGTTGCTTCTTGATGAGCCCACTGAGGGTATTCAGCCCAATATTGTCCAGGATATTGAGGCTGCCGTTCAACGAATTATCGCTGAGAAAGGTATTGGTGTTTTGCTTGTGGAACAGCATTTGCATTTTGTTCGACAGGCTGATCGTTATTACGCCATGCAGCGCGGTGGAATTGTGGCCAGTGGCTCTACGTCTGAGCTCAGTCAGCAGGTTGTAGATCGTTTCCTAAGTGTGTGA
- a CDS encoding branched-chain amino acid ABC transporter permease, with the protein MELLFESLFNGVAIGSVLLMAALGLAIVFGLMGVINLAHGELIMLGAYTTYVVQLIFKLPFLAPVYNAYVLVAIPCAFAVSGVIGILLERTVIRRLYGNPLETLLATWGVSLILQQFVRSVPLAYAAGMVVFLVLGFSLPLFLPTPLLEGRQSRLVRSGGWAVSALIGVLCAGGLASQISRIARATSRNVDVTAPKWMRGGLEWMDLTFPVPRLVIIVMTFIAVVGVIWFLNRSVWGVRIRAVTQNRSMSDCLGIPTDTVDVLTFGIGSGLAGVAGVAVSLLGSVGPNVGTSYIVGCFMVVVLGGVGNLLGTVLASFAIGLLTDLIGAGRLLTIWPDMPGPLASGVEFFATTSMAQVMVFALIVVFLQFRPAGLFPQKGRMVEA; encoded by the coding sequence GTGGAACTGCTTTTCGAAAGCCTGTTTAACGGTGTGGCCATCGGCTCTGTATTGCTAATGGCTGCCCTTGGACTGGCAATTGTGTTCGGCTTGATGGGTGTGATCAATCTCGCTCATGGCGAATTAATCATGCTTGGTGCCTACACCACGTATGTGGTGCAGCTCATTTTCAAACTTCCCTTTCTTGCGCCGGTTTACAACGCCTACGTGCTGGTTGCTATTCCATGCGCCTTTGCTGTAAGCGGTGTGATTGGGATTTTGCTTGAGCGCACAGTCATACGACGTCTGTATGGCAACCCACTTGAGACTTTGCTGGCCACGTGGGGAGTCAGTTTGATCCTCCAGCAGTTTGTGCGCAGCGTTCCGCTTGCTTATGCGGCTGGAATGGTTGTGTTTTTAGTGCTCGGATTCAGTCTTCCGTTGTTTCTTCCGACTCCTCTATTGGAGGGACGTCAATCTCGGCTTGTGCGATCAGGTGGTTGGGCTGTGTCTGCTCTCATTGGTGTGTTGTGCGCTGGTGGATTGGCCTCACAAATCAGTCGTATTGCAAGGGCGACATCCCGCAATGTGGATGTCACCGCTCCGAAGTGGATGCGCGGAGGTCTGGAGTGGATGGATCTCACCTTTCCCGTCCCACGCCTTGTGATCATTGTGATGACCTTCATCGCAGTCGTTGGGGTGATCTGGTTCCTCAACCGCAGTGTTTGGGGGGTCCGGATCAGGGCCGTCACGCAAAACCGTTCGATGAGCGATTGCCTTGGGATTCCCACAGACACGGTTGATGTCCTCACTTTTGGGATTGGTTCAGGTTTGGCCGGGGTGGCGGGAGTTGCCGTGTCGTTGCTGGGTTCGGTGGGCCCCAACGTTGGCACGTCTTACATCGTCGGCTGTTTCATGGTTGTGGTGCTCGGTGGTGTTGGCAATCTGCTGGGTACCGTGCTGGCCTCATTTGCGATCGGCTTGTTAACCGATCTCATTGGAGCAGGGCGTCTGCTCACGATTTGGCCCGATATGCCTGGACCACTGGCTAGCGGTGTTGAATTTTTTGCGACCACGAGCATGGCGCAGGTCATGGTGTTTGCTCTGATTGTGGTGTTCCTTCAGTTCCGGCCTGCAGGTTTGTTCCCGCAAAAAGGCCGCATGGTGGAGGCTTGA
- a CDS encoding urease accessory protein UreD, whose translation MQRLDPWHGTCNLQFVAGSSGSQFQGGCTAPLKLMRAERGENGRCELPLLHTAGGLVGGDQLSINLGLRPNSRCLLTSVAAQKIYGSIGRSQLHPLGTWARQQVSAELDADSDLEWLPQELVLYADALFEQNLSVTLPMDGSFLSAEIVRLGRTAANETLGQGCWRSDVQIQRQTSEGRRWELVDRLEISDDALKGFHGLNQQPVFGTLVWAAPFPLQTTKINNLLDDIRQDRKALEGQMHCGALPQGLIARYSGFSSRDARFWFSRIWARTRQARNLASPKIPRVWPLQEYPLRP comes from the coding sequence ATGCAACGACTTGATCCATGGCACGGCACCTGCAACCTGCAGTTTGTTGCGGGCAGCAGTGGCAGTCAATTTCAAGGGGGCTGTACCGCCCCCTTGAAATTAATGCGGGCCGAACGGGGCGAGAACGGGCGTTGCGAGCTGCCACTACTTCATACCGCTGGTGGCCTTGTGGGGGGAGACCAATTGAGCATCAACCTCGGCTTAAGACCAAACAGTCGCTGCTTACTCACAAGCGTGGCCGCGCAAAAGATCTATGGATCCATAGGTCGAAGCCAGCTCCATCCGCTGGGAACTTGGGCCCGCCAACAGGTCTCGGCAGAGCTTGATGCGGATAGTGATTTGGAATGGCTTCCGCAAGAACTTGTGCTCTATGCCGATGCTTTGTTTGAACAAAACCTCAGCGTCACATTGCCCATGGATGGATCCTTTCTCAGCGCTGAAATTGTGCGTCTCGGACGCACTGCCGCAAACGAAACATTGGGACAGGGATGCTGGAGATCAGACGTTCAAATCCAACGCCAAACGTCTGAGGGAAGGCGTTGGGAACTTGTTGACAGACTCGAAATCAGCGACGACGCGCTGAAGGGGTTCCATGGACTCAATCAACAACCTGTCTTCGGCACCTTGGTTTGGGCTGCACCCTTCCCTCTCCAAACAACCAAGATCAACAACCTCCTCGATGACATTCGCCAAGATCGAAAGGCTCTCGAAGGACAGATGCATTGCGGCGCACTCCCTCAGGGACTGATCGCCCGATACAGCGGCTTCTCCAGTCGAGATGCCCGTTTCTGGTTCAGCAGGATTTGGGCTCGCACCCGTCAAGCGCGAAACCTGGCATCGCCAAAGATTCCCAGGGTCTGGCCTTTACAAGAATATCCATTGAGGCCATAA
- a CDS encoding urease accessory protein UreF: MTSLALLQLVSPALPVGAFSYSEGLEVLIQDGSLINEFDLQQWIEAELQRGALRLEAAALTPLRVQLQSWEEKRLEMPSDLISLDGWLLALRESAEMRAQQGQMGGSLLKLMADLGHPLPQPLVLAWPAAWAWAALSWKISELEMVEGYLYGWVANQLSAAVRLVPLGPTTAQRIQQRLLPMIRDQASVLKDQDPHTLWCGGVGAGLAQLAHADLYSRLFRS, from the coding sequence ATGACATCGCTTGCGTTATTGCAGTTGGTAAGCCCTGCTTTGCCTGTTGGTGCTTTTAGTTATTCGGAAGGTCTTGAAGTCTTGATCCAGGATGGTTCTTTGATCAACGAATTCGATCTTCAACAGTGGATTGAAGCTGAGCTTCAGAGGGGTGCATTGAGGTTGGAGGCTGCGGCGCTAACCCCGTTGCGTGTTCAGCTTCAAAGCTGGGAGGAAAAACGGTTAGAAATGCCTAGTGACTTGATCAGTCTCGATGGGTGGTTGCTGGCTTTGAGGGAGTCGGCTGAGATGCGAGCTCAGCAAGGACAGATGGGTGGTTCTTTGCTGAAATTGATGGCTGATCTTGGGCATCCATTGCCTCAGCCATTGGTTTTGGCGTGGCCTGCGGCCTGGGCTTGGGCTGCCCTGTCGTGGAAGATTTCTGAGTTGGAGATGGTTGAGGGTTATCTCTATGGCTGGGTTGCAAATCAGCTCAGTGCGGCGGTCCGCTTGGTGCCGCTGGGTCCCACCACGGCTCAACGGATTCAGCAGCGACTGTTGCCGATGATTCGTGATCAGGCGAGTGTTTTAAAGGATCAAGATCCGCACACGCTTTGGTGTGGTGGTGTTGGTGCAGGGCTCGCCCAGTTGGCTCATGCTGACTTGTATTCACGTTTGTTCCGGAGCTGA